In Electrophorus electricus isolate fEleEle1 chromosome 1, fEleEle1.pri, whole genome shotgun sequence, a single window of DNA contains:
- the srebf1 gene encoding sterol regulatory element-binding protein 1 isoform X2: MNHLSFDDPSLDNLDPSLSLHDPSDIDTALLNDIDDMLQLIHNHDMEFSSLFDQSAFVAPPVQEPPAAALSGSAPPSAASPGGTSSVLSSNPHLDALLGPHISCSSSSPEKAHGPPAFQQPPLAQVSPAPSPPCRPTGRPKAQTTPPALAPSSPATKNPGFSSSQQAPQQQQPVANYTLQNGLTVALQGSPQPGLSVPSSPQPVQPVAIQAQVQGLPNSPILGTSTSAPPQTLTSHVQQVPVLLQPQFIKADSLLLTTLKPDVSMVTTVASPCTSLATTTTPVQSASLQALMSGGTILTTVPVVVDTEKLPINRIAISGKPGGQVHKGEKRTAHNAIEKRYRSSINDKIIELKDLVAGTEAKLNKSAVLRKAIDYIRYLQQSNQKLKQENMALKLANQKNKSLKDLVAMEVDVKTELPTPPASDAGSPPPAGHFSQCSSDSEPDSPMGDESKPVTHTEKAAGGMLDRSRMALCAFTLLFLSLNPLASLSGSAGPAGEAAAATGASRTGRSVLAFDSAAEPWGWMGWMLPTLLVWLLNGLLVAGVLIKLLVYGEPVTRPHSESSVHFWRHRKQADLDLARGDFAQASQNLWTCLKALGRPLPTSQLDLVCAVLWSTLRLWLQKLWVGRWLACRAGALRADRPLQEDARKSCRDGALVYHRLHQLHMTAKLGGSHLFAVHMALSAVNLAECAGDVLPVATLAEIYVAAALRVKTSLPRLLHITSRGFLSRARQACLSPSGSVPPAMQWLCHPLGHRFFVDGDWSVRATPKESIYSQAGNTVDPLAQVTQAFREHLLEKALYCVAQPHGDKNPNEGQGEYSDALEYLQLLNSASDAAGATTQAFAIGSNMATVTGCDTHSKWWSSVAVVIINWLQGDEVAAERLYPTVEHLPRSLQSAESPLPKACLNTFKAVRALLAKPENSQLSLSYCEKASSLFRDSLNLGPHSSNSTTLDKLVQLLLCDLLLVTRTNVWREQQVCAPAGAQQSAPPATSAAELQGFQQDLSSLRKLAHGFRPATRRLFLHEATARLMAGASPTRTHQLLDRSLRRRGTPGAKTEECEARPGQREQAEAVMLACWYLPPSFLSAPGQRVGMLADAARTLEKLGDKRTLHDCQQMIIKLGSGTTVTST, translated from the exons ATGAATCATTTGTCTTTTGACGATCCGTCACTGGATAACTTGGACCCGAGTTTATCTCTCCATGATCCAAGTGATATTGACACGGCTCTGCTGAACGACATTGAcg ACATGCTTCAGCTGATCCACAACCATGACATGGAGTTCAGCAGTCTGTTCGACCAGTCTGCGTTTGTAGCGCCCCCGGTGCAGGAGCCCCCGGCCGCGGCCCTTTCTGGCTCGGCTCCCCCCTCCGCTGCCTCCCCTGGTGGCACCTCCTCCGTCCTCAGCAGCAACCCCCACCTGGACGCCCTGCTGGGCCCCCACATCAGCTGCAGCTCATCTAGCCCGGAAAAGGCCCATGGCCCCCCTGCGTTCCAGCAGCCTCCCCTGGCGCAGGTGAGCCCGGCGCCGTCGCCCCCCTGCCGGCCGACCGGCCGACCCAAAGCCCAGACTACTCCACCGGCCCTTGCTCCGTCCAGCCCGGCCACCAAGAACCCTGGGTTCAGCTCCAGCCAGCAGGCTCCTCAACAGCAGCAGCCTGTGGCTAACTACACGCTACAGAACGGATTGACTG TGGCTCTGCAGGGCTCTCCCCAGCCAGGCCTCAGCGTCCCCAGTTCTCCACAGCCCGTCCAGCCCGTTGCCATTCAGGCTCAGGTCCAGGGCCTGCCCAACTCCCCCATCCTCGGCACGTCCACCAGTGCCCCACCGCAAACCCTCACCTCTCATGTCCAGCAGGTTCCG gtcCTGCTGCAGCCTCAGTTCATCAAGGCCGACTCTCTGCTGCTCACAACTCTGAAACCCGACGTGTCCATGGTGACCACTGTAGCATCTCCATGCACCTCCCTGGCTACAACCACCACTCCTGTGCAGAGCGCCTCCCTACAG gctctgaTGAGCGGGGGCACCATCCTGACCACCGTTCCCGTCGTCGTGGACACAGAGAAGTTGCCCATCAATCGCATCGCCATCAGCGGTAAGCCGGGAGGCCAGGTGCACAAGGGTGAGAAGCGCACGGCGCACAACGCCATCGAGAAGCGTTACCGCTCCTCCATCAATGACAAGATCATTGAGCTCAAGGACCTGGTGGCTGGCACAGAGGCTAAG CTGAACAAGTCAGCCGTGCTGAGGAAGGCCATCGACTACATCCGCTACCTGCAGCAGTCCAACCAGAAGCTCAAACAGGAGAACATGGCTCTCAAGCTGGCCAACCAGAAGAACA AGTCTCTCAAAGACCTGGTGGCCATGGAGGTGGACGTGAAGACAGAGCTTCCCACTCCGCCCGCGTCGGACGCCGGCTCGCCCCCGCCTGCCGGGCACTTCTCGCAGTGCAGCAGCGACTCGGAGCCAGACAGCCCCATGGGAGACGAGAGCAAG ccagtgACCCATACTGAGAAAGCTGCGGGCGGCATGCTGGACCGCTCCCGGATGGCTCTGTGCGCCTTCACCCTTCTCTTCTTGTCCCTCAACCCGCTGGCCTCCCTGTCTGGGAGCGCCGGCCCGGCGGGGGAAGCCGCAGCGGCCACCGGCGCTTCCAGGACTGGCCGGAGCGTGCTGGCGTTCGACAGCGCAG ccGAGCCGTGGGGTTGGATGGGCTGGATGCTGCCCACTCTGCTGGTGTGGCTGTTGAATGGCTTGCTGGTGGCCGGAGTTCTGATAAAGCTGCTGGTGTACGGAGAGCCGGTCACACGTCCGCACTCGGAGTCGTCCGTCCACTTCTGGAGACACCGCAAACAGGCCGACCTGGACCTGGCCAGG GGAGACTTTGCCCAAGCCTCACAGAACCTGTGGACGTGTCTGAAAGCCCTGGGCCGGCCCTTGCCCACCTCTCAGCTGGACCTGGTGTGCGCTGTGCTCTGGTCCACGCTGCGTCTCTGGCTGCAGAAGCTGTGGGTGGGCCGCTGGCTGGCGTGCAGGGCCGGCGCCCTGCGCGCTGACCGCCCCCTGCAGGAGGACGCGCGCAAGAGCTGCCGCGATGGTGCTCTTGTCTACCACCGCCTGCATCAGCTCCATATGACCG cCAAGTTGGGCGGCAGCCACCTGTTTGCCGTGCACATGGCCCTGAGTGCGGTTAACCTGGCCGAGTGTGCTGGTGATGTTCTACCCGTGGCCACGCTGGCCGAGATCTACGTGGCCGCCGCCCTGCGGGTGAAGACCAGCCTGCCCCGCCTACTGCACATCACCTCT cgGGGCTTCCTGAGCCGGGCGCGGCAGGCCTGCCTGTCTCCCAGCGGCAGCGTGCCCCCCGCCATGCAGTGGCTCTGCCACCCCCTCGGCCATCGCTTCTTCGTGGACGGCGACTGGTCCGTGCGCGCCACCCCCAAGGAGAGCATCTACAGCCAGGCGGGGAACACGG TCGATCCCTTGGCCCAAGTGACACAGGCCTTCAGGGAGCACCTGCTGGAGAAAGCCCTGTACTGTGTGGCCCAGCCCCACGGAGACAAGAACCCCAATGAGGGCCAAGG TGAGTACTCTGATGCTCTGGAGTACTTGCAGCTGCTGAACAGCGCGTCTGACGCAGCTGGGGCCACCACACAGGCCTTCGCCATCGGCTCCAACATGGCCACCGTCACGG GCTGTGACACCCACTCAAAATGGTGGTCATCTGTTGCCGTGGTGATTATTAACTGGCTTCAGGGAGATGAGGTGGCGGCAGAGAGGCTGTACCCGACTGTGGAGCACCTTCCACGCAGCCTTCAGTCTGCAGA aagCCCCCTGCCTAAAGCCTGCCTGAACACGTTTAAAGCGGTGCGTGCCCTGCTGGCCAAACCAGAGAACAGCCAGCTCAGCCTCAGCTACTGTGAGAAAGCCAGCAGCCTGTTCAGAGACAGCCTCAACCTTGGGCCGCACAGCAGTAACAGCACCACCTTGGATAAg CTGGTACAGTTGCTGCTGTGTGATCTGCTGCTGGTGACGCGCACTAACGTGTGGCGGGAGCAGCAGGTGTGCGCTCCGGCCGGCGCCCAGCAAAGCGCCCCGCCCGCCACCTCTGCCGCGGAGCTGCAGGGCTTCCAGCAGGACCTGAGCTCGCTGCGCAAGCTTGCTCATGGCTTCCGGCCGGCCACGCGCAGG ttgtTCCTGCATGAAGCCACGGCCAGGCTGATGGCGGGAGCGagccccacacgcacacaccagctGCTGGACCGCAGCCTGCGTCGCCGTGGCACCCCTGGGGCCAAAACCG AGGAGTGCGAGGCGCGGCCCGGCCAGCGGGAGCAGGCCGAGGCGGTCATGCTCGCGTGCTGGTACCTGCCTCCGTCGTTCCTGTCGGCCCCGGGCCAGCGGGTGGGCATGCTAGCCGACGCCGCCCGCACGCTGGAGAAGCTCGGCGACAAACGTACGCTCCACGACTGCCAGCAGATGATCATCAAACTGGGCAGCGGAACTACAGTTACCTCCACCTAG
- the srebf1 gene encoding sterol regulatory element-binding protein 1 isoform X1, producing MNHLSFDDPSLDNLDPSLSLHDPSDIDTALLNDIDDMLQLIHNHDMEFSSLFDQSAFVAPPVQEPPAAALSGSAPPSAASPGGTSSVLSSNPHLDALLGPHISCSSSSPEKAHGPPAFQQPPLAQVSPAPSPPCRPTGRPKAQTTPPALAPSSPATKNPGFSSSQQAPQQQQPVANYTLQNGLTAVALQGSPQPGLSVPSSPQPVQPVAIQAQVQGLPNSPILGTSTSAPPQTLTSHVQQVPVLLQPQFIKADSLLLTTLKPDVSMVTTVASPCTSLATTTTPVQSASLQALMSGGTILTTVPVVVDTEKLPINRIAISGKPGGQVHKGEKRTAHNAIEKRYRSSINDKIIELKDLVAGTEAKLNKSAVLRKAIDYIRYLQQSNQKLKQENMALKLANQKNKSLKDLVAMEVDVKTELPTPPASDAGSPPPAGHFSQCSSDSEPDSPMGDESKPVTHTEKAAGGMLDRSRMALCAFTLLFLSLNPLASLSGSAGPAGEAAAATGASRTGRSVLAFDSAAEPWGWMGWMLPTLLVWLLNGLLVAGVLIKLLVYGEPVTRPHSESSVHFWRHRKQADLDLARGDFAQASQNLWTCLKALGRPLPTSQLDLVCAVLWSTLRLWLQKLWVGRWLACRAGALRADRPLQEDARKSCRDGALVYHRLHQLHMTAKLGGSHLFAVHMALSAVNLAECAGDVLPVATLAEIYVAAALRVKTSLPRLLHITSRGFLSRARQACLSPSGSVPPAMQWLCHPLGHRFFVDGDWSVRATPKESIYSQAGNTVDPLAQVTQAFREHLLEKALYCVAQPHGDKNPNEGQGEYSDALEYLQLLNSASDAAGATTQAFAIGSNMATVTGCDTHSKWWSSVAVVIINWLQGDEVAAERLYPTVEHLPRSLQSAESPLPKACLNTFKAVRALLAKPENSQLSLSYCEKASSLFRDSLNLGPHSSNSTTLDKLVQLLLCDLLLVTRTNVWREQQVCAPAGAQQSAPPATSAAELQGFQQDLSSLRKLAHGFRPATRRLFLHEATARLMAGASPTRTHQLLDRSLRRRGTPGAKTEECEARPGQREQAEAVMLACWYLPPSFLSAPGQRVGMLADAARTLEKLGDKRTLHDCQQMIIKLGSGTTVTST from the exons ATGAATCATTTGTCTTTTGACGATCCGTCACTGGATAACTTGGACCCGAGTTTATCTCTCCATGATCCAAGTGATATTGACACGGCTCTGCTGAACGACATTGAcg ACATGCTTCAGCTGATCCACAACCATGACATGGAGTTCAGCAGTCTGTTCGACCAGTCTGCGTTTGTAGCGCCCCCGGTGCAGGAGCCCCCGGCCGCGGCCCTTTCTGGCTCGGCTCCCCCCTCCGCTGCCTCCCCTGGTGGCACCTCCTCCGTCCTCAGCAGCAACCCCCACCTGGACGCCCTGCTGGGCCCCCACATCAGCTGCAGCTCATCTAGCCCGGAAAAGGCCCATGGCCCCCCTGCGTTCCAGCAGCCTCCCCTGGCGCAGGTGAGCCCGGCGCCGTCGCCCCCCTGCCGGCCGACCGGCCGACCCAAAGCCCAGACTACTCCACCGGCCCTTGCTCCGTCCAGCCCGGCCACCAAGAACCCTGGGTTCAGCTCCAGCCAGCAGGCTCCTCAACAGCAGCAGCCTGTGGCTAACTACACGCTACAGAACGGATTGACTG CAGTGGCTCTGCAGGGCTCTCCCCAGCCAGGCCTCAGCGTCCCCAGTTCTCCACAGCCCGTCCAGCCCGTTGCCATTCAGGCTCAGGTCCAGGGCCTGCCCAACTCCCCCATCCTCGGCACGTCCACCAGTGCCCCACCGCAAACCCTCACCTCTCATGTCCAGCAGGTTCCG gtcCTGCTGCAGCCTCAGTTCATCAAGGCCGACTCTCTGCTGCTCACAACTCTGAAACCCGACGTGTCCATGGTGACCACTGTAGCATCTCCATGCACCTCCCTGGCTACAACCACCACTCCTGTGCAGAGCGCCTCCCTACAG gctctgaTGAGCGGGGGCACCATCCTGACCACCGTTCCCGTCGTCGTGGACACAGAGAAGTTGCCCATCAATCGCATCGCCATCAGCGGTAAGCCGGGAGGCCAGGTGCACAAGGGTGAGAAGCGCACGGCGCACAACGCCATCGAGAAGCGTTACCGCTCCTCCATCAATGACAAGATCATTGAGCTCAAGGACCTGGTGGCTGGCACAGAGGCTAAG CTGAACAAGTCAGCCGTGCTGAGGAAGGCCATCGACTACATCCGCTACCTGCAGCAGTCCAACCAGAAGCTCAAACAGGAGAACATGGCTCTCAAGCTGGCCAACCAGAAGAACA AGTCTCTCAAAGACCTGGTGGCCATGGAGGTGGACGTGAAGACAGAGCTTCCCACTCCGCCCGCGTCGGACGCCGGCTCGCCCCCGCCTGCCGGGCACTTCTCGCAGTGCAGCAGCGACTCGGAGCCAGACAGCCCCATGGGAGACGAGAGCAAG ccagtgACCCATACTGAGAAAGCTGCGGGCGGCATGCTGGACCGCTCCCGGATGGCTCTGTGCGCCTTCACCCTTCTCTTCTTGTCCCTCAACCCGCTGGCCTCCCTGTCTGGGAGCGCCGGCCCGGCGGGGGAAGCCGCAGCGGCCACCGGCGCTTCCAGGACTGGCCGGAGCGTGCTGGCGTTCGACAGCGCAG ccGAGCCGTGGGGTTGGATGGGCTGGATGCTGCCCACTCTGCTGGTGTGGCTGTTGAATGGCTTGCTGGTGGCCGGAGTTCTGATAAAGCTGCTGGTGTACGGAGAGCCGGTCACACGTCCGCACTCGGAGTCGTCCGTCCACTTCTGGAGACACCGCAAACAGGCCGACCTGGACCTGGCCAGG GGAGACTTTGCCCAAGCCTCACAGAACCTGTGGACGTGTCTGAAAGCCCTGGGCCGGCCCTTGCCCACCTCTCAGCTGGACCTGGTGTGCGCTGTGCTCTGGTCCACGCTGCGTCTCTGGCTGCAGAAGCTGTGGGTGGGCCGCTGGCTGGCGTGCAGGGCCGGCGCCCTGCGCGCTGACCGCCCCCTGCAGGAGGACGCGCGCAAGAGCTGCCGCGATGGTGCTCTTGTCTACCACCGCCTGCATCAGCTCCATATGACCG cCAAGTTGGGCGGCAGCCACCTGTTTGCCGTGCACATGGCCCTGAGTGCGGTTAACCTGGCCGAGTGTGCTGGTGATGTTCTACCCGTGGCCACGCTGGCCGAGATCTACGTGGCCGCCGCCCTGCGGGTGAAGACCAGCCTGCCCCGCCTACTGCACATCACCTCT cgGGGCTTCCTGAGCCGGGCGCGGCAGGCCTGCCTGTCTCCCAGCGGCAGCGTGCCCCCCGCCATGCAGTGGCTCTGCCACCCCCTCGGCCATCGCTTCTTCGTGGACGGCGACTGGTCCGTGCGCGCCACCCCCAAGGAGAGCATCTACAGCCAGGCGGGGAACACGG TCGATCCCTTGGCCCAAGTGACACAGGCCTTCAGGGAGCACCTGCTGGAGAAAGCCCTGTACTGTGTGGCCCAGCCCCACGGAGACAAGAACCCCAATGAGGGCCAAGG TGAGTACTCTGATGCTCTGGAGTACTTGCAGCTGCTGAACAGCGCGTCTGACGCAGCTGGGGCCACCACACAGGCCTTCGCCATCGGCTCCAACATGGCCACCGTCACGG GCTGTGACACCCACTCAAAATGGTGGTCATCTGTTGCCGTGGTGATTATTAACTGGCTTCAGGGAGATGAGGTGGCGGCAGAGAGGCTGTACCCGACTGTGGAGCACCTTCCACGCAGCCTTCAGTCTGCAGA aagCCCCCTGCCTAAAGCCTGCCTGAACACGTTTAAAGCGGTGCGTGCCCTGCTGGCCAAACCAGAGAACAGCCAGCTCAGCCTCAGCTACTGTGAGAAAGCCAGCAGCCTGTTCAGAGACAGCCTCAACCTTGGGCCGCACAGCAGTAACAGCACCACCTTGGATAAg CTGGTACAGTTGCTGCTGTGTGATCTGCTGCTGGTGACGCGCACTAACGTGTGGCGGGAGCAGCAGGTGTGCGCTCCGGCCGGCGCCCAGCAAAGCGCCCCGCCCGCCACCTCTGCCGCGGAGCTGCAGGGCTTCCAGCAGGACCTGAGCTCGCTGCGCAAGCTTGCTCATGGCTTCCGGCCGGCCACGCGCAGG ttgtTCCTGCATGAAGCCACGGCCAGGCTGATGGCGGGAGCGagccccacacgcacacaccagctGCTGGACCGCAGCCTGCGTCGCCGTGGCACCCCTGGGGCCAAAACCG AGGAGTGCGAGGCGCGGCCCGGCCAGCGGGAGCAGGCCGAGGCGGTCATGCTCGCGTGCTGGTACCTGCCTCCGTCGTTCCTGTCGGCCCCGGGCCAGCGGGTGGGCATGCTAGCCGACGCCGCCCGCACGCTGGAGAAGCTCGGCGACAAACGTACGCTCCACGACTGCCAGCAGATGATCATCAAACTGGGCAGCGGAACTACAGTTACCTCCACCTAG